In the genome of Oncorhynchus mykiss isolate Arlee chromosome 18, USDA_OmykA_1.1, whole genome shotgun sequence, one region contains:
- the LOC110496678 gene encoding cleft lip and palate transmembrane protein 1-like protein yields the protein MFQKTSFTTLIVGVFVVYVLHTCWVMYGIVYTKPCENPKFENCINPYLAGKPRLQLSIYTALRPNADGGHTLIHEEEDFDVETKFERIVNVSLPKKTCKNGTLYAMVFLHQAGMSPWQDPRQVHLVSQLTTYMIPKPPEVSLISGEEATQAEQLKRKPKGGDSAVDRPVSHWRSRLTLNVVSEDFIFDRDFLPSDVHRYLRVFQNGKKRVYLPLLFVDELSNRVKDLMEINSTSTELPLTISYDTISLGKLRFWIHMQDAVYSLQQFGFTEKDADEIKGIFVETNLYFLALTFFVAAFHLLFDFLAFKHDISFWKQKKSMVGMSSKAVLWRCFSTIVIFMYLFDEQTSLLVLIPAGVGSMIEVWKVKKAFKIQVIWKGVKPTFIFGKSDESERRTVEYDTLAMKYLSYLLYPMCIGGAVYALVFLRYKSWFSWIINSLVNGVYVFGFLFMLPQLFVNYKFKSVAHLPWKAFMYKAFNTFIDDIFAFIITMPTSHRLACFRDDVVFLVYLYQRWLYPVDKTRMNEYGLSYTEEEKPKGKAHKD from the exons ATGTTTCAGAAAACCTCTTTCACGACGCTGATAGTCGGGGTGTTCGTTGTGTATGTTTTGCACACTTGCTGGGTGATGTATGGCATCGTTTACACCAAACCTTGTGAGAACCCCAAATTCGAAAACTGCATCAACCCATATTTGGCAGGAAAACCAAGATTGCAG TTGAGTATCTACACAGCCTTGCGACCCAATGCTGATGGGGGACACACCCTCATTCACGAGGAGGAGGACTTTGATGTTGAGACCAAGTTTGAAAG GATAGTGAATGTGTCTCTCCCAAAGAAGACCTGTAAGAATGGGACGCTCTATGCCATGGTGTTTCTTCACCAGGCAGGTATGTCCCCGTGGCAGGACCCCAGACAGGTGCATCTGGTGTCCCAGCTCACCACCTACATGATACCCAAACCACCAGAGGTCAGCCTGATCTCAGGGGAGGAAGCGACACAG GCGGAGCAGCTGAAACGGAAGCCCAAAGGAGGTGACTCTGCAGTGGATCGGCCCGTGTCTCACTGGCGCTCCCGTCTCACCCTCAATGTGGTGTCAGAGGACTTTATCTTCGACAGGGACTTCCTGCCCAGTGACGTGCACCGCTACCTGCGAGT ATTTCAAAATGGAAAGAAGAGGGTGTACCTTCCACTGCTGTTTGTGGATGAGCTGAGCAACAGAGTGAAGGACTTGATGGAGATCAACAGCACCAGCACGGAACTCCCTCTCACTATCTCCTATGACACCATCTCCCTCGGGAAACTCCGCTTCTGGATTCACATGCAAGATGCCGTCTACTCTCTGCAACAGTTCG GCTTCACTGAGAAAGATGCTGATGAAATCAAGGGCATTTTTGTGGAAACCAACCTGTACTTCTTAGCCCTCACCTTCTTCGTGGCTGCCTTTCAT CTCCTGTTTGATTTCCTGGCCTTCAAACATGACATCAGCTTCTGGAAGCAGAAGAAAAGCATGGTGGGAATGTCCAGCAAAGCAG TACTGTGGAGGTGTTTCAGCACCATTGTGATTTTCATGTACCTGTTTGATGAGCAGACCAGCCTGCTGGTCCTCATTCCTGCTGGAGTAGGCTCCATGATCGAG GTGTGGAAGGTGAAGAAAGCCTTTAAAATACAGGTTATCTGGAAAGGTGTAAAACCCACATTTATT TTTGGAAAGTCTGACGAATCAGAGAGGAGGACTGTAGAGTATGATACTCTT GCAATGAAGTACCTGTCGTATTTACTCTACCCAATGTGTATTGGAGGAGCGGTTTATGCCTTAGTGTTTTTGAGATACAAAAG ttggttctcctggatcatcaACAGTTTAGTGAATG GAGTGTACGTTTTTGGATTCCTCTTCATGCTACCTCAACTCTTTGTTAACTACAAG TTCAAATCTGTGGCACATCTACCCTGGAAAGCATTCATGTATAAA GCGTTCAACACCTTTATCGACGACATATTTGCCTTCATCATCACAATGCCCACCTCCCACCGGTTAGCCTGCTTCAGGGATGATGTGGTCTTCCTCGTCTACTTGTACCAGAGATG GCTGTATCCTGTTGATAAGACCAGAATGAACGAATACGGACTGTCTTACACTGAGGAGGAGAAACCCAAAGGAAAGGCCCACAAAGACTAA